A region from the Halobacillus mangrovi genome encodes:
- a CDS encoding peptidylprolyl isomerase, which produces MKKIAITAAIAASVFTLSACSSNADDSKTVVETSGGEITKEEFYQELKKSNGEQVLQQLVMKEVLANKYDVSDEAVNKELETLKEQYGDQFEMVLQQSGYGSEEEFKEVIRFSLLQEKAASEDVEISEEEMKQYYERMKTEVQASHILVKDEETAKEVKQKLEDGGDFGKLASEYSSDGSAQQGGKLGWFGPGKMAPEFEEAAYSLEKGEISEPVKTQFGFHIIKVTDKRDAEDVKPYEEAKEEIKRTLVSQKVDQAKLQEKMDKLMQEAEIDVKIEEYKDLFKQPESAPAEGSESGGTEGNSSEQNTTEE; this is translated from the coding sequence ATGAAGAAAATTGCAATCACAGCTGCCATAGCGGCCAGCGTATTCACTTTATCCGCTTGTTCATCTAATGCGGATGATTCCAAAACTGTTGTAGAAACAAGCGGCGGGGAAATCACAAAAGAAGAATTTTATCAGGAATTAAAGAAAAGTAATGGAGAACAAGTTCTACAGCAACTAGTCATGAAAGAAGTCCTAGCAAATAAATACGATGTATCTGATGAAGCAGTCAATAAAGAACTAGAAACTCTAAAAGAACAATACGGTGACCAGTTTGAAATGGTCCTTCAGCAAAGCGGCTATGGAAGCGAAGAAGAATTTAAAGAAGTCATCCGTTTCAGTCTTCTACAAGAAAAAGCAGCATCTGAAGATGTCGAAATTTCCGAAGAAGAGATGAAGCAATACTATGAGCGCATGAAGACAGAAGTTCAAGCAAGCCACATCCTAGTCAAAGACGAAGAAACAGCTAAAGAAGTAAAACAAAAGCTTGAAGACGGAGGAGACTTCGGTAAACTTGCAAGTGAATATTCTTCTGACGGATCCGCACAGCAAGGTGGTAAGCTTGGCTGGTTCGGACCTGGTAAAATGGCACCTGAATTCGAAGAAGCAGCATATAGCCTTGAAAAAGGTGAAATTAGCGAACCTGTCAAAACTCAGTTCGGCTTTCATATTATTAAAGTAACAGACAAACGAGATGCTGAAGATGTGAAACCATATGAAGAAGCAAAAGAAGAAATCAAGCGTACCCTTGTTAGTCAAAAAGTCGATCAGGCTAAGCTGCAAGAGAAAATGGATAAATTGATGCAAGAAGCAGAAATTGACGTTAAAATTGAAGAGTACAAAGACCTATTCAAACAACCTGAATCTGCTCCTGCCGAAGGTTCTGAGTCAGGCGGAACAGAGGGAAATAGTTCAGAGCAAAACACAACCGAAGAATAA
- a CDS encoding sporulation YhaL family protein, giving the protein MLFGIPIWVYFCIIFIFISGYMAIRAMRAEHHLEQQFIEQEGQVYLKRMEREKERRGKKEKTMMPD; this is encoded by the coding sequence ATGTTGTTTGGGATTCCAATCTGGGTGTACTTTTGTATTATTTTTATTTTTATAAGTGGTTATATGGCTATTCGTGCGATGCGGGCAGAGCATCATTTGGAGCAGCAGTTTATCGAACAAGAAGGTCAAGTCTACTTGAAACGGATGGAAAGAGAGAAAGAAAGACGAGGCAAAAAAGAGAAAACGATGATGCCAGATTAA